A portion of the Toxoplasma gondii ME49 chromosome VIIb, whole genome shotgun sequence genome contains these proteins:
- a CDS encoding hypothetical protein (encoded by transcript TGME49_256965~Signal peptide predicted by SignalP 2.0 HMM (probability 0.604) with cleavage site probability 0.482 at residue 34): MMALTAQVYPLLRNSVMLLRVFAIWGFANQGIYASVVSTVLGNPRGFVPVQPEKIPVCLQVPFVCLWFAVKRLYESRLLTPRSSVRLGAPSSLSVREVVRQTKIDRTSLVFSFGYSRRSKLEEGCEKTPRLFSHQMRSPELPSTLLPSNS; this comes from the exons ATGATGGCTTTGACGGCGCAGGTCTACCCACTGTTACGCAATTCAGTCATGTTGTTGCGTGTTTTTGCCATCTGGGGATTTGCCAATCAGGGAATTTACGCCTCTGTAGTTTCGACCGTGCTTGGAAACCCACGTGGATTTGTGCCCGTCCAGCCTGAGAAAATTCCAGTCTGTCTGCAAGTTcctttcgtctgcctctggTTTGCGGTCAAACGACTGTATGAATCGAGGCTTCTGACG CCAAGGTCATCTGTCCGTCTCGGTGCACCGAGCTCGCTTTCGGTCCGGGAGGTCGTCAGACAGACAAAAATCGATCGGACTTCGCTCGTATTCAGCTTTGGATACTCCAGGCGGTCCAAACTGGAGGAGGGCTGTGAAAAGACCCCTCGACTTTTCTCGCATCAAATGCGTTCCCCTGAGCTCCCGTCTACTTTGCTCCCGTCCAACTCGTGA